In Nicotiana tabacum cultivar K326 chromosome 11, ASM71507v2, whole genome shotgun sequence, a single window of DNA contains:
- the LOC107793158 gene encoding uncharacterized protein LOC107793158, with amino-acid sequence MARTRNSDTDTQDASQETIATIVAQGRTKKASTQKRRGKSAKGVQVPRVEQEEGVEHDDPVPQDPVLPPKVAPAQATIYPEVGQMFNVVNSAMEMFIAFMANQNERRDENPPQSNRQSNSESSRVNEFLKLSPRVFHGSIVDEDPMLWLEGVKKALRVMKAFDDEAIELVAYHLRDVVGAWFEMWEKERDEDDGPPTWEEFEEAFMANFIPEDDREAKATEFEQLKQGNKSVQEYYMEFIRLAKHAPHMVKTEKAKIRRFVGGLAYHIKDTTSAAAVGMEAFSSVVGFAKHLEKDRQLRREADSHNINTLIDNPPLFHRNNINNHK; translated from the coding sequence ATGGCTCGTACTCGCAACTCTGACACCGACACTCAGGATGCTTCTCAAGAAACCATCGCTACTATTGTGGCTCAAGGTAGAACTAAGAAGGCTTCGACTCAGAAAAGGAGGGGAAAATCCGCAAAGGGAGTCCAAGTACCCCGGGTTGAACAAGAAGAAGGGGTGGAGCATGATGATCCAGTACCTCAGGATCCAGTACTTCCCCCAAAAGTAGCCCCGGCTCAAGCAACTATATATCCCGAGGTGGGTCAGATGTTTAATGTTGTCAACAGTGCTATGGAGATGTTTATAGCCTTTATGGCCAACCAGAACGAGAGAAGAGATGAGAATccacctcaatcaaatagacagagcaattctgagtcctcaagagtgaatgaatttttgaagttgagtCCTCGAGTGTTCCATGGttctatagttgatgaagatccgatgttgtggctggagggtgtcaagaaagccctccgagtgatgaaagcatttgatgatgaAGCTATAGAGCTAGTTGCTTACCATCTTAGAGATGTGGTCggcgcttggtttgagatgtgggaaaaggaaagagatgaagatgatggtccgcctacttgggaagaatttgaagaggccttCATGGCTAACTTTATCCCAGAAGATGATAGGGAAGCTAAGGCTACAGAGTTCGAACAGctcaagcaagggaataaaagtgtgcaagagTACTACATGGAATTCATAAGGTTAGCTAAGCATGCTCCTCACATGGTTAAGACTGAAAAAGCAAAGATTCGCAGGTTTGTGGGCGGTTTAGCTTACCACATTAAGGATACGACATCAGCTGCAGCAGTAGGGATGGAAGCCTTCTCCTCTGTTGTGGGATTTGCCAAGCACTTAGAGAAAGACAGACAACTAAGGAGAGAAGCCGACTCACACAATATCAACACATTGATtgacaatcctcccttattccaccgtaacaatatcaacaatcataaataa
- the LOC142165748 gene encoding 5-epi-aristolochene synthase-like, with translation MNQKTAENWLRFSHHYIYTSLFSSIYNKNINYEEEIVRPVADFSPSLWGDQFLSFSIDNEVAEKYAQEIEPLKEQTRSMLLTTGRKLADTLNLIDIIERLGISYHFEKEIDEILDQIYNQNSNCNDLCTSALQFRLLRQHGFNISPEIFSKFQDENGKFKESLASDVLGLLNLYEASHVRTHADDILEDALAFSTIHLESAALHLISPLREQVTHALEQCLHKGVPRVETRFFISSIYEKEQSKNTVLLRFSKLDYNMLQMLHKQELAEVSRWWKDLDFVTTLPYARDRVVECYFWALGVYFEPQYSQARVMLVKTISMISIVDDTFDAYGTVKELEAYTDAIQRWDINEIDRLPDYMKISYKAILDLYKDYEKELSSAGRSHIVCHAIERMKEVVRNYNVESTWFIEGYMPPVSEYLSNALATTTYYYLATTSYLGIKSATEHDFEWLSKNPKILEASVIICRVIDDTATYEVEKSRGQIATGIECCMRDYGVATKEAMDKFQKMAEKAWKDLNEGLLRPTPVSVEFLTPILNLARIVEVTYIHNLDGYTHPEKVLKPHIIALLVDSIEI, from the exons ATGAATCAAAAGACTGCTG agaATTGGCTGCGCTTTTCTCACCACTATATATATACTTCTCTCTTTTCTTCCATTtacaataaaaatattaattatgaaGAAGAGATTGTTCGTCCCGTGGCCGACTTCTCCCCTAGTCTCTGGGGTGATCAGTTCCTTTCATTCTCCATTGACAATGAG GTTGCTGAAAAGTATGCTCAAGAGATTGAACCATTGAAGGAACAGACAAGGAGTATGTTGTTAACAACCGGAAGAAAATTGGCTGACACATTGAACTTGATTGACATTATTGAACGCCTTGGCATATCCTACCACTTTGAGAAAGAAATTGATGAGATTTTGGATCAAATTTATAACCAAAACTCAAACTGCAATGATTTGTGCACTTCTGCGCTTCAATTTCGATTGCTCAGGCAACATGGTTTCAACATCTCTCCGG AAATTTTCAGCAAATTCCAAGATGAAAATGGCAAATTCAAGGAGTCTCTTGCTAGTGATGTCTTAGGATTATTAAACTTGTATGAAGCTTCACATGTAAGGACTCATGCTGACGATATCTTAGAAGACGCACTTGCTTTCTCCACTATCCATCTTGAATCTGCAGCTCTACATTTGATATCTCCACTTAGGGAGCAAGTGACACATGCCCTTGAGCAATGTTTGCACAAGGGCGTTCCTAGAGTCGAGACCCGATTCTTCATCTCATCAATCTATGAGAAGGAACAATCAAAAAATACTGTGTTACTTCGATTTTCCAAATTGGATTACAACATGCTCCAGATGTTGCACAAACAAGAACTTGCTGAAGTATCAAG GTGGTGGAAAGATTTGGATTTCGTAACAACACTTCCATATGCTAGGGATCGAGTAGTTGAATGCTACTTTTGGGCATTAGGAGTTTATTTTGAGCCTCAATACTCTCAAGCTCGCGTCATGCTCGTTAAGACCATATCAATGATTTCCATTGTCGATGACACCTTTGATGCTTATGGTACAGTTAAAGAACTTGAGGCATACACAGATGCCATACAAAG ATGGGATATCAACGAAATTGATCGGCTTCCTGATTACATGAAAATCAGTTATAAAGCTATTCTAGATCTTTACAAGGATTATGAAAAGGAATTGTCTAGTGCTGGAAGATCTCATATTGTCTGCCATGCAATAGAAAGA ATGAAAGAAGTAGTAAGAAATTATAATGTCGAGTCAACATGGTTTATTGAAGGATATATGCCACCTGTTTCTGAATATCTAAGCAATGCACTGGCAACTACAACATATTACTACCTTGCGACAACATCATATTTGGGTATAAAGTCTGCTACAGAGCATGATTTTGAGTGGTTGTCAAAGAACCCTAAAATCCTTGAAGCTAGTGTGATAATATGCCGAGTTATTGATGACACAGCCACATACGAG GTTGAGAAAAGCAGGGGGCAAATTGCAACAGGAATTGAGTGTTGCATGAGAGACTATGGTGTAGCAACAAAAGAGGCAATGGATAAATTCCAGAAAATGGCTGAGAAAGCATGGAAGGATCTTAATGAAGGACTTCTTAGGCCAACTCCTGTATCTGTAGAGTTTTTAACTCCTATTCTCAATCTTGCTCGTATAGTTGAGGTTACATATATACACAATCTAGATGGATATACTCATCCGGAGAAAGTCTTAAAACCTCACATTATCGCCCTACTTGTGGACTCCATCGAAATTTGA